Proteins from one Ficedula albicollis isolate OC2 chromosome 3, FicAlb1.5, whole genome shotgun sequence genomic window:
- the LOC101806420 gene encoding acrosin-like, with the protein MTYSYGNLAYDYGATRIVGGTGAKPGSWPWIVSIQHPWAPRLGHFCGGSLISTQWVLTAAHCFDDYNNISMVYVVIGATQLTQPGRDARIRSVRQVLIHPYYNPADMSYDIALMELDRPVQCSPYIQLSCVPDITLKVSELQNCWIAGWGATSARAQDSSKIGKVLQGASSSLCSQLKTQAMSYRRLRSSSSMSSSATAVTALHDIDVQLCNSSDWYAGEIHPYNLCAGYPEGKIDTCQGDSGGPLMCQDKNADFWWVVGVTSWGRGCARAKRPGVYTSTQHFYDWILAHTGSNAVGRHSLTSQGWSQTAYPTFQNPWPTQSPTYNPWATRPPTQTSWATRLPTYKPLPTSFPTYKPLPTSMPTQNPWTTVPPIQKPTPSVEVSSCPFPLDKLVGFFKMMKKLLNEVLGLNTA; encoded by the exons ATGACTTATTCCTACGGCAACCTGGCTTATGACTACGGCGCGACTCGCATCGTGGGCGGCACAGGTGCCAAGCCAGGGTCCTGGCCATGGATTGTCAGcatccagcatccctgggcaccACGCCTGGGGCATTTCTGTGGAGGGTCCCTCATCAGCACACAGTGGGTCCTCACAGCAGCTCACTGCTTCGACGACTATAA TAACATCAGCATGGTGTATGTTGTGATTGGGGCCACCCAGTTGACTCAGCCAGGCCGTGATGCACGAATACGCAGTGTCAGGCAGGTGCTGATACATCCATACTACAATCCTGCCGACATGAGCTACGATATTGCTCTGATGGAATTGGATCGTCCCGTCCAGTGCAGCCCCTACATCCAGCTGTCCTGTGTGCCCGACATCACACTGAAAGTGTCAGAACTGCAAAACTGCTGGATTGCTGGATGGGGTGCAACTAGTGCAAGAG CTCAAGATTCAAGCAAAATTGGCAAGGTACTACAGGGGgcttcttcctctctctgctcacaGCTCAAAACTCAAGCGATGTCCTACAGGAGGCTGAGGTCCAGCTCATCGATGTCCAGCTCTGCAACAGCAGTGACTG ctctccacGACATCGATGTCCAGCTCTGCAACAGCAGTGACTGGTACGCAGGGGAAATCCACCCCTACAACTTGTGTGCTGGTTACCCAGAGGGCAAAATCGACACCTGCCAG ggtgaCAGCGGTGGTCCTCTCATGTGCCAGGACAAGAACGCTGACTTCTGGTGGGTTGTTGGAGTGACCAGCTGGGGaagaggctgtgccagagcaaaGCGGCCTGGCGTCTACACCTCCACTCAGCACTTCTATGACTGGATCCTGGCCCACACAGGCTCAAACGCAGTTGGAAGGCATTCTTTGACATCACAAGGCTGGAGTCAGACTGCATACCCAACATTTCAGAATCCATGGCCAACACAATCCCCCACTTATAACCCATGGGCAACACGACCTCCCACTCAGACGTCATGGGCAACACGACTCCCCACTTATAAACCATTGCCTACATCATTCCCCACTTATAAACCATTGCCTACATCAATGCCCACTCAGAATCCATGGACGACAGTACCCCCCATTCAAAAGCCAACACCATCCGTCGAGGTTAGCTCTTGCCCATTTCCACTCGACAAACTGGTAGGCTTCTTTAAGATGATGAAGAAGCTCCTTAATGAGGTCCTTGGACTGAACACAGCTTGA